From Pedobacter indicus, a single genomic window includes:
- a CDS encoding biotin--[acetyl-CoA-carboxylase] ligase, which yields MSLKILVLTIINIFSALLQSNTFSAFFSGQKLITLNEIDSTNDYLKERLSKSTPVKEGTVIMAVDQKKGRGQRGNSWVGEAGKNLTFSILLNPSFLTVDEQFDLNITISSSIIQTLKPLLGDQVLVKWPNDIYVGDKKLGGILIENMISGSEWKNSIVGIGINVNQDYFENLTQACSIKQLLQEEYILTDLLYELCKRIDTNYTELKTHGVSQLKAFYIRHLFGLNQVREFSIDGILVQGKIVGVDHAGQLLVTFGEYTAKFGFKEIGFIF from the coding sequence TTGTCATTAAAAATATTAGTTTTGACAATTATTAACATATTTTCAGCACTCTTGCAAAGTAACACTTTTTCAGCATTTTTTTCTGGTCAAAAATTAATTACACTGAATGAGATTGACTCCACAAATGACTATTTGAAAGAAAGACTGTCAAAATCTACGCCAGTTAAGGAAGGTACTGTAATAATGGCAGTTGACCAAAAGAAAGGAAGAGGGCAAAGAGGAAATAGTTGGGTAGGCGAAGCGGGAAAGAATCTAACCTTTAGTATCCTTTTAAACCCCTCGTTTTTAACGGTTGATGAACAGTTTGACCTGAATATTACAATTAGTTCGTCGATCATTCAAACACTAAAACCTCTATTGGGCGATCAGGTATTGGTAAAATGGCCCAATGATATCTATGTAGGTGACAAGAAACTTGGGGGAATTCTGATTGAGAATATGATAAGCGGTTCTGAATGGAAAAATTCGATTGTTGGAATTGGTATTAATGTTAATCAGGATTATTTTGAAAATTTAACCCAAGCGTGTTCTATAAAACAATTATTACAGGAAGAGTACATTTTAACCGACTTATTATACGAACTTTGCAAGCGAATTGATACAAACTATACTGAACTTAAAACTCACGGAGTTTCACAACTTAAGGCATTTTATATCAGGCATCTTTTTGGTTTGAACCAAGTTCGAGAGTTTAGTATAGATGGAATACTCGTTCAAGGTAAAATTGTTGGTGTTGATCACGCCGGGCAGTTGTTGGTTACCTTTGGCGAGTATACGGCAAAGTTTGGCTTTAAAGAAATAGGGTTTATATTTTAA
- a CDS encoding protein-disulfide reductase DsbD family protein produces the protein MKKLLALLVFGLLSLSSIAQIYDPVDWKFSVKDVNGENATLVITANIEPGWHVYSQFIDEGGPIPTSFKFEPDDGYSIVGTVKESPEAISAFDPNFNMQIAWHKTKVDFTQKIKLNEPKLTVSGTLEFMTCNDTNCLPPEEVPFSVVVDASASFTKPNSAPLETTNTAEAVEQVVAAPTINGSDTLEKDSVADSAVTIVDNAVSIDSNSVDSLQSVSSNNPDDTSEERGLWAIFVAGLIGGFAAFLMPCIYPMVPLTTSFFTKQSGSRRKGIWNAIIYGLSIIVIYVALGMVITLIFGASALNQAASSAWFNLAFFVIIVIFAVSFLGAFEITLPSRFVNKIDSQSNRGGLIGIFFMAFTLALVSFSCTGPIIGYLLVEAVSKGSLLGPAVGMFGFSVALAIPFIIFALFPAFLKEMPKSGGWLNTIKVSLGFLELALAFKFLSNVDLAYHWGILDREVFLAIWIVIFAIFGFYLLGKIRLSEADEIKIISLPRLFVAMLILTFTVYMIPGLWGAPLKGISAWLPPQPTQDFDLNKLTYGGLTNADPKGTTGAEKKYSDIFHAPHGLDAYYDYNEGLAYARSVNKPVLIDFTGWSCVNCRKMEASVWPEPEVLRRLKEDYVLISLYVDDRTELDESEKYVSEFSGKKISRVGQKWSDMQAAVYGTNSQPYYVIVDHDGNKLVPPQAFNLDVRNYVDFLDSGVEMFKKNN, from the coding sequence ATGAAGAAGTTATTAGCGTTGTTGGTATTTGGATTGTTGAGTCTGAGTTCGATTGCACAGATTTATGATCCTGTCGATTGGAAATTCAGTGTAAAAGATGTTAATGGAGAGAATGCGACGCTCGTAATTACTGCAAACATAGAACCTGGCTGGCATGTTTATTCTCAGTTTATTGACGAAGGCGGCCCGATTCCGACATCGTTCAAGTTTGAACCAGATGATGGCTACTCTATCGTAGGAACGGTTAAGGAAAGTCCGGAGGCAATTTCGGCATTCGACCCGAACTTTAATATGCAGATAGCTTGGCATAAGACAAAGGTTGATTTCACACAGAAAATTAAGCTTAATGAACCGAAATTAACGGTGTCAGGAACATTAGAGTTTATGACCTGCAATGATACCAACTGCCTGCCTCCAGAAGAAGTGCCTTTTTCAGTTGTCGTCGATGCGTCAGCATCTTTCACAAAACCTAATTCGGCGCCACTGGAGACTACAAATACTGCTGAAGCTGTAGAACAAGTGGTGGCTGCCCCAACTATAAATGGTTCGGATACGTTGGAAAAGGATAGTGTGGCCGATTCTGCAGTGACTATTGTAGATAACGCAGTGTCAATTGATAGTAATTCAGTGGATTCATTACAGTCGGTTAGTTCAAATAATCCGGATGATACGTCAGAAGAACGGGGTTTATGGGCGATATTTGTTGCCGGGCTTATAGGTGGTTTTGCGGCTTTTCTTATGCCTTGTATTTACCCAATGGTTCCTTTAACGACATCTTTTTTTACTAAACAAAGTGGTAGCCGAAGGAAAGGGATTTGGAATGCAATAATATACGGATTATCCATTATTGTGATATATGTAGCGCTTGGAATGGTGATCACCTTAATATTTGGTGCTTCGGCTTTAAATCAGGCGGCAAGTAGTGCTTGGTTTAATCTGGCGTTTTTCGTGATTATCGTGATTTTCGCAGTTTCATTTTTGGGTGCGTTCGAAATTACGCTTCCCTCTCGGTTTGTCAACAAAATCGATAGTCAGTCGAACCGAGGCGGTTTGATCGGTATTTTCTTTATGGCATTTACCTTGGCATTGGTGTCGTTTTCATGTACGGGACCTATTATCGGTTATTTATTAGTTGAAGCAGTTTCAAAGGGGTCACTGTTAGGTCCGGCGGTTGGCATGTTCGGATTTTCGGTCGCCTTAGCAATTCCATTTATTATTTTCGCTCTATTTCCTGCTTTTCTGAAAGAAATGCCAAAATCAGGTGGCTGGCTGAATACGATTAAAGTTTCGCTGGGTTTTTTAGAATTAGCACTTGCTTTTAAATTTCTTTCAAATGTTGATTTGGCTTATCATTGGGGGATTTTAGATCGGGAGGTGTTCTTAGCGATCTGGATTGTGATCTTTGCCATTTTTGGATTCTATCTTTTGGGTAAAATTAGATTGTCTGAAGCTGATGAAATTAAAATAATTTCTTTACCACGTTTGTTTGTCGCAATGTTGATATTAACATTTACAGTATACATGATACCGGGTTTATGGGGAGCACCATTGAAGGGGATAAGCGCTTGGCTGCCACCGCAGCCTACACAGGATTTTGATTTAAATAAGTTGACTTACGGCGGGCTTACCAATGCTGATCCTAAGGGAACAACCGGCGCTGAGAAGAAATATTCGGATATTTTTCATGCACCGCACGGGTTAGACGCGTATTATGATTACAATGAGGGATTGGCGTATGCGCGTTCGGTGAATAAACCAGTACTGATTGACTTTACTGGTTGGAGTTGTGTGAATTGTAGAAAGATGGAAGCTTCTGTTTGGCCGGAACCCGAAGTTTTAAGGAGATTGAAAGAAGATTATGTGTTAATTTCACTTTACGTGGACGATCGGACTGAACTCGATGAATCGGAAAAATATGTATCTGAATTCAGCGGAAAGAAAATATCGAGGGTAGGTCAGAAATGGAGTGATATGCAGGCAGCCGTTTATGGGACAAACTCCCAACCATATTATGTTATTGTAGATCATGATGGAAATAAGTTGGTGCCTCCTCAAGCCTTTAATCTAGATGTCCGAAATTATGTTGATTTTCTAGATTCTGGCGTCGAAATGTTTAAAAAAAATAACTAA
- the pfkA gene encoding 6-phosphofructokinase produces MNKIKSIGILTSGGDSPGMNAAIRAVVRTALYYDLKVYGVTRGYDGLVKGDIVEMGPKSVANIIQRGGTILKTARSQEFLTVEGRTKAREQLQKFGIDALVAIGGDGTFTGAKIFMEEQGIPIIGIPGTIDNDLQGTDFTIGYDTAINTVVDAVDKIRDTAESHDRVFIVEVMGRDSGLIALRSGIGIGAEAILIPEAKIDFTNMLNRMDSIRKNKSSRIIIVAEGEGEGGAFEAAEKVKERFPHYDVRVSILGHIQRGGKPSCMDRVLASRLGVAAVEGLIAGKSGEMAGIICGDIAFTPFENAIKHIHTVNPNLLKIADILSL; encoded by the coding sequence ATGAATAAAATTAAAAGTATTGGCATTCTAACTTCAGGAGGAGACTCTCCGGGAATGAATGCTGCTATCCGAGCTGTAGTAAGGACAGCTCTATATTATGACCTGAAAGTTTATGGTGTAACACGTGGTTATGATGGACTGGTCAAGGGGGATATTGTTGAGATGGGCCCCAAATCGGTAGCTAATATTATTCAGCGCGGTGGAACTATATTGAAAACTGCCAGAAGCCAGGAGTTTCTCACAGTAGAGGGGAGAACGAAGGCTCGCGAGCAACTTCAGAAATTTGGAATCGACGCCTTGGTCGCTATTGGAGGAGATGGAACATTTACAGGAGCAAAGATATTTATGGAAGAACAGGGTATTCCTATTATTGGAATTCCTGGTACGATCGATAACGATTTACAAGGTACTGACTTCACTATCGGGTATGATACGGCAATCAACACGGTTGTTGATGCGGTAGATAAAATTCGGGATACAGCTGAGTCACATGATCGGGTATTTATCGTTGAGGTTATGGGTCGGGATTCGGGTTTAATTGCTTTGCGTAGTGGGATCGGTATTGGGGCGGAAGCAATATTAATTCCCGAAGCAAAAATTGATTTCACTAACATGCTCAATCGAATGGATAGCATTCGTAAAAATAAGTCATCTCGAATTATTATTGTGGCGGAAGGCGAAGGTGAAGGAGGCGCATTTGAGGCTGCTGAAAAGGTTAAAGAACGTTTTCCTCATTATGATGTAAGAGTTTCAATTTTAGGCCATATTCAGCGAGGAGGGAAGCCTTCGTGTATGGATAGGGTTTTAGCTAGTCGATTGGGCGTGGCTGCAGTAGAAGGGTTAATTGCGGGTAAATCTGGCGAAATGGCGGGAATCATTTGTGGCGATATCGCATTTACACCTTTTGAAAATGCGATCAAACATATACACACAGTAAATCCTAATTTACTGAAGATTGCTGATATACTTTCCCTATAA
- a CDS encoding YihY/virulence factor BrkB family protein, whose protein sequence is MIFKKKFFSDIFSLIKETLAGFSEDKVMKKSASLAYYTIFSLAPLILILMWTVGFFYGEDASSGEIFSEINELVGAKAAAQIQDIIKQISLSEKSGIAIVIGVGTLIVGSTTVFIEIQDSINAIWGVKAKATKGWKKMLLDRVISFSMIIGLGFLLIVSLLVSTIVELLSGYLVRILPDIMGALFNLINFGITFLVISSLFAIIFKFLPDAQVKWKYVRSGAIFTALLFIAGKFLISLYMQYTAPESAYGAAGSIIIILLWVYYTAAILYFGAEFTKVYTKRKCGEILPSKFAVRVVQQEIEEDIDHPTSSSRRN, encoded by the coding sequence ATGATTTTTAAAAAGAAGTTTTTCTCAGATATCTTTTCTCTTATTAAAGAAACCCTGGCTGGTTTTTCTGAAGATAAAGTGATGAAAAAAAGTGCTTCTTTAGCTTATTATACTATTTTTTCTTTAGCTCCACTCATTTTGATTCTGATGTGGACAGTTGGCTTTTTCTATGGGGAGGACGCTTCGAGCGGAGAAATTTTCTCGGAGATCAATGAATTAGTTGGAGCTAAAGCAGCAGCACAAATTCAAGACATCATTAAGCAGATTAGTTTATCTGAAAAATCAGGAATAGCAATTGTGATCGGAGTGGGAACCTTAATCGTCGGTTCAACCACTGTCTTTATCGAAATACAAGATTCAATTAATGCTATTTGGGGTGTGAAAGCCAAAGCGACTAAAGGCTGGAAAAAGATGCTGCTTGATCGTGTGATTTCTTTCTCAATGATTATCGGGCTTGGTTTTCTTTTAATCGTATCCTTGTTGGTGAGTACCATCGTCGAATTATTAAGCGGGTATTTAGTTCGAATACTCCCTGACATCATGGGTGCATTATTTAATTTGATAAACTTTGGAATTACTTTTCTCGTAATTTCATCTCTATTTGCCATTATTTTTAAATTTCTTCCAGATGCCCAAGTCAAATGGAAGTATGTAAGGAGTGGCGCAATATTTACTGCATTGCTTTTTATCGCCGGTAAATTTCTTATCAGTCTCTATATGCAATATACGGCACCAGAAAGTGCCTATGGTGCAGCAGGGTCTATCATAATTATTCTTTTATGGGTCTACTATACGGCTGCTATTCTTTATTTTGGCGCTGAATTCACCAAAGTATATACCAAGCGGAAATGTGGAGAAATCCTCCCATCAAAATTTGCTGTGAGAGTGGTTCAGCAAGAAATTGAAGAGGACATCGACCATCCCACATCCTCCTCAAGACGAAATTAG
- a CDS encoding alanine dehydrogenase, producing the protein MNEFSKLAKQALRQPKEMLQETGRKKNELFIGIPKEVTFQEKRIALTPLSVALLVENGHRVIMESGAGESANFLDHHYSEQGAEIVPDKPSVYRADFIIKIAPPTIEEIDLMKNGQVLFSSQQPSLLSLSHLQAMMRKKITAISYEYLRDEGNILTVVRAMSEIVGATSVLIAAEYLSNVFEGKGLMLGGITGVPPTEIVILGAGTVAEYAARTALALGAQVKVFDSSIYRLRRLQTNIGSLVFTSVMQPIVLRKAVLSSDVVIGAVRSNNGRCPCIIDEPTVEKMKPNSVLIDVSIDQGGCFETSRITNHLKPTFRKHDVIHYCVPNIASRVARTATYALTNIFTPILLEIGERGSIMNLIWNRPGIRNAVYLYQGALTNKDIGERFNMTPKDLELIAFSQR; encoded by the coding sequence ATGAACGAGTTTTCTAAGTTAGCGAAGCAGGCCTTAAGGCAACCAAAAGAAATGCTCCAAGAAACGGGCAGAAAAAAAAATGAGCTATTTATAGGGATTCCAAAGGAAGTGACATTTCAGGAAAAACGCATTGCATTAACACCTCTTTCCGTCGCCTTACTCGTAGAAAACGGACATCGAGTTATCATGGAAAGCGGCGCAGGCGAATCCGCGAACTTTCTCGATCACCATTACAGTGAACAGGGTGCTGAGATTGTACCCGATAAACCTAGTGTATATCGTGCTGATTTTATCATAAAAATCGCTCCTCCTACGATTGAAGAAATTGACCTGATGAAAAATGGACAAGTTCTTTTTTCATCACAACAACCCTCTCTGTTAAGTCTTAGCCACCTTCAGGCTATGATGCGGAAAAAAATTACGGCTATCAGCTATGAATATCTTCGGGATGAAGGAAACATCCTAACCGTTGTCCGGGCAATGAGCGAGATCGTTGGTGCAACCTCCGTACTTATTGCCGCGGAATATCTTAGCAACGTATTTGAAGGAAAGGGTTTGATGTTGGGAGGAATAACCGGAGTTCCTCCAACTGAAATTGTCATCCTCGGAGCCGGCACAGTTGCTGAATATGCAGCCAGAACCGCGTTGGCTTTAGGAGCGCAAGTCAAAGTTTTCGACAGCTCAATTTATCGATTGCGACGACTTCAAACCAACATTGGAAGCCTAGTATTTACATCTGTTATGCAACCAATTGTCCTCAGAAAAGCAGTATTGAGCTCAGATGTTGTCATCGGTGCCGTACGGTCTAATAACGGTCGCTGCCCATGCATCATCGATGAACCTACAGTTGAAAAAATGAAACCCAACTCGGTACTGATCGATGTAAGCATCGATCAGGGTGGATGTTTCGAAACCTCTCGAATTACAAATCATCTAAAGCCCACGTTTCGGAAACACGATGTTATTCACTACTGTGTTCCCAACATTGCTTCCCGAGTAGCACGGACCGCCACCTATGCCTTAACGAATATCTTTACTCCAATTTTGCTTGAAATCGGTGAACGAGGAAGTATCATGAATTTGATATGGAATCGTCCCGGCATCCGAAATGCTGTATATCTCTACCAAGGTGCGTTAACCAATAAGGACATAGGCGAACGATTTAACATGACGCCAAAAGATCTCGAGTTGATCGCTTTTTCTCAAAGATAA
- the tsaE gene encoding tRNA (adenosine(37)-N6)-threonylcarbamoyltransferase complex ATPase subunit type 1 TsaE codes for MKEFIVPSIDALPQAAENLLMSADSNKRVFLFDAPMGAGKTTLIKSICASLGVKENVSSPTFSIVNEYQGSEGPVYHFDFYRLKNEQEAYDLGYEEYFYSGHYCMVEWPKKIPTLLPDDAAFIEIEITGLQSRIVRLMK; via the coding sequence TTGAAAGAATTTATTGTTCCCAGTATTGACGCTTTACCGCAAGCGGCAGAAAACTTATTAATGTCAGCAGATTCCAACAAGCGAGTCTTTCTCTTCGATGCTCCCATGGGTGCTGGAAAAACAACGTTAATCAAGTCTATCTGTGCTAGTCTTGGTGTGAAAGAAAACGTCAGCAGTCCAACCTTTTCAATCGTTAACGAATACCAAGGATCCGAAGGACCTGTCTATCATTTCGATTTTTACCGTCTAAAAAATGAGCAAGAAGCGTATGATCTGGGCTATGAAGAGTACTTCTATTCAGGCCACTATTGCATGGTAGAGTGGCCCAAAAAAATCCCCACATTGCTTCCGGATGACGCTGCATTTATTGAGATAGAAATAACCGGTTTGCAATCCCGTATAGTCCGACTCATGAAGTAG
- the porX gene encoding T9SS response regulator signal transducer PorX: MQETNILWADDEIDLLKPHILLLNEKGYFVKTVTNGTDAVEAFKNAYFDLVFLDENMPGLTGLETLAALKSINPAVPMVLVTKNEEEHLMEDAIGSKIDDYLIKPVNPKQILLTIKKLTENKRLVSEKTSTAYQQDFRVLGMTLNDRLNHEQWAEVYKKLVYWELSLEKLEDAGMHEVLTLQKAEANAQFSKFIENNYIDWIKSPEEGPIMSHQLFSKKLFPSLEDNKPTFFFLIDNLRYDQWRIINNIISNYFRLDEEDHYYSILPTATQYARNAIFSGLMPLDMEKRYPDMWQNDEDEGGKNLHEEDFIADQIKRILRKNSKFSYNKILTLEQGREIADNIYNLMDNDLNVLVYNFVDMLSHARTDMAMIRELASDESAYRSLTLSWFEHSPLLEAIKKLSQKNVRIVVTTDHGTIRVKHASKVIGDRNTNTNLRYKQGKNLNFIPKDVFHIKNPHEAMLPKLHVSSSFIFAKEDTYFVYPNNYNQFVNYYNETFQHGGISMEEIIIPYITYSSK; this comes from the coding sequence ATGCAAGAAACCAATATATTGTGGGCTGATGACGAGATCGATCTATTAAAACCCCATATACTCCTACTCAATGAGAAAGGGTACTTTGTTAAAACCGTTACCAACGGGACAGATGCTGTTGAGGCATTTAAGAATGCTTATTTCGATTTGGTTTTTCTAGATGAAAACATGCCGGGTCTAACTGGGCTTGAGACATTAGCTGCATTAAAAAGTATTAACCCTGCTGTACCTATGGTACTAGTCACCAAAAACGAGGAAGAGCATTTAATGGAAGATGCTATCGGTTCAAAAATAGACGACTATCTGATAAAGCCAGTAAATCCGAAACAGATTCTCTTAACAATTAAAAAACTTACTGAGAACAAAAGACTCGTAAGCGAAAAGACGTCTACTGCATATCAGCAAGATTTCCGGGTATTAGGTATGACACTCAATGACCGCTTGAATCACGAGCAATGGGCGGAAGTTTATAAAAAGCTAGTTTATTGGGAGTTATCACTTGAGAAGCTTGAAGACGCCGGCATGCATGAGGTACTTACCTTGCAAAAGGCAGAAGCAAACGCTCAGTTCTCCAAATTCATCGAAAACAACTATATCGATTGGATAAAGTCGCCCGAAGAAGGACCGATTATGTCTCATCAGCTATTTTCAAAAAAGCTTTTCCCCTCACTCGAAGATAATAAACCCACATTTTTTTTCCTGATAGATAATTTGCGCTACGATCAATGGAGGATTATCAATAACATTATCAGTAATTATTTCCGCTTGGACGAAGAAGATCATTACTACAGTATTCTTCCTACTGCCACACAGTATGCACGAAATGCAATATTCAGCGGACTCATGCCATTAGATATGGAAAAACGCTATCCTGATATGTGGCAAAATGATGAAGACGAAGGTGGCAAAAATCTCCATGAAGAAGACTTCATTGCCGATCAGATTAAGCGTATCTTGCGTAAAAACAGCAAGTTTTCCTATAATAAGATTTTAACTCTAGAACAAGGACGCGAGATCGCAGATAACATCTATAACCTTATGGACAATGACTTAAACGTGCTTGTCTATAATTTTGTTGATATGCTGTCGCACGCACGGACTGACATGGCTATGATTCGAGAATTAGCGAGTGATGAATCTGCTTATCGATCTTTAACACTTTCTTGGTTTGAACATTCTCCCTTATTGGAAGCAATAAAGAAATTATCACAAAAGAATGTCAGAATTGTTGTAACCACCGACCATGGGACCATACGTGTTAAACATGCCAGCAAAGTCATCGGCGATAGAAACACCAACACGAACCTTCGTTACAAACAAGGAAAAAATCTAAACTTTATCCCAAAAGACGTGTTTCATATAAAGAACCCACATGAAGCGATGCTTCCGAAACTGCATGTTAGTTCTAGTTTTATTTTCGCTAAAGAGGATACATACTTTGTATATCCCAACAATTATAATCAGTTTGTCAATTATTACAACGAAACTTTCCAGCATGGAGGAATTTCAATGGAAGAAATTATCATCCCTTATATAACTTATAGCTCAAAATAA
- a CDS encoding acyltransferase family protein encodes MQTNSNRLLSLDVFRGATVAAMILVNNPGSWSNIYSPLRHAEWNGCTPTDLIFPFFLFIVGVSIAYAYGTKKLVRDNHSSLLAKAGKRALILFGLGLMLSLFPQVFVDPVGAFEVVRIPGVLQRIAIVFFVSTLLFLKLSTKGVLRVGIVFLVVYWIIMTFIPVPGVGAANLGKETNMGAWLDRTLLTEAHLWKSAKTWDPEGILSTVPAISTCLFGVLVGVYLKRKDIDQGTKVAWLCFYGFLCFVIGMAWGLQFPLNKSLWTSSFVLYTGGLATLVLALTYWKIDCKKHIRFTKPFLIFGVNAITVFFFSGIMARCLSLIEVGGGLSLKGWIYSTFMIPYFSPNNASLIYALFFTLIWAGIALLMFNKNIFIKV; translated from the coding sequence ATGCAAACAAACTCCAATCGACTTTTATCACTTGATGTATTTCGAGGTGCTACTGTCGCGGCGATGATCTTAGTAAACAACCCTGGGAGCTGGAGCAATATTTATTCTCCGCTTCGGCATGCTGAATGGAATGGCTGTACGCCGACAGATTTGATTTTTCCTTTCTTTTTGTTCATCGTAGGGGTATCGATTGCATATGCATACGGAACAAAGAAATTAGTTAGAGATAATCACAGCAGTTTATTGGCGAAGGCAGGTAAAAGAGCGCTGATTTTATTTGGATTAGGGTTAATGTTATCACTTTTCCCACAAGTCTTTGTGGATCCGGTAGGTGCTTTTGAGGTTGTTCGTATTCCGGGTGTATTGCAAAGAATTGCCATCGTCTTTTTTGTTTCTACATTATTATTCTTAAAGCTATCAACAAAGGGTGTTTTAAGAGTTGGAATTGTGTTCTTGGTTGTTTATTGGATTATTATGACTTTTATTCCAGTTCCTGGAGTGGGGGCTGCAAACCTAGGCAAAGAAACCAATATGGGTGCGTGGCTTGATCGAACTTTGTTAACTGAGGCACATTTATGGAAATCTGCCAAGACTTGGGATCCTGAAGGTATCCTTAGCACGGTGCCGGCGATATCTACTTGCTTATTTGGTGTTCTGGTAGGGGTTTATCTTAAAAGGAAGGATATTGACCAGGGTACTAAAGTTGCTTGGCTTTGCTTTTATGGGTTTCTATGCTTTGTTATTGGTATGGCTTGGGGATTACAGTTCCCATTGAATAAATCGCTATGGACAAGTTCTTTCGTGCTGTATACAGGTGGGTTGGCGACGCTGGTGTTAGCCTTAACATATTGGAAAATAGATTGCAAGAAACATATTCGCTTTACGAAACCATTTTTAATATTCGGTGTAAATGCGATTACGGTATTTTTCTTTTCTGGAATAATGGCCCGATGCTTGAGTTTAATAGAAGTTGGTGGGGGACTTAGCCTTAAGGGGTGGATTTATAGTACATTTATGATTCCGTACTTTTCTCCCAATAATGCGTCGTTAATCTACGCTCTTTTTTTTACATTGATTTGGGCAGGCATTGCATTGCTAATGTTCAACAAGAATATCTTCATAAAAGTCTAG
- a CDS encoding HD domain-containing protein, with translation MKKKKIINDPIYGFISVPEGLIFELIEHPYFQRLRNIKQVSLTHMVYPGALHTRFQHALGAMHLMGLAMETLKGKDIEITSEEEEAVIIAILLHDIGHGPFSHSLEHSIVEGVSHEYISDRIMDDLNKSFEGKLTLAIAIFRNQYPKLFLHQLVSSQLDTDRMDYLIRDSFYTGVTEGVISFNRIIKMLTVANNELVVEEKGIYSIEKFLIARRLMYWQVYLHKTVVSAEQMLIRILHRAKQLGLEGQSLFATPPLQHFLERQVTKESFEKSPVHLATFLKLDDIDILASMKVWVGHPDRTLSLLCRQLLSRQLNRVEILNNEPDDKYLERIKAVAMQYFSLSKREVDYFVYSTVISNSAYDIENESINILMKDGSIKDITEASDLSNLEVLSQTVEKYIVSFPKELHSKALI, from the coding sequence TTGAAAAAGAAAAAAATAATCAACGATCCTATCTACGGTTTTATATCGGTGCCGGAGGGATTAATTTTCGAGTTAATTGAGCATCCCTACTTTCAGCGTTTGAGGAATATCAAACAAGTAAGCTTAACGCATATGGTGTATCCAGGTGCTTTGCACACTCGGTTTCAACATGCCTTAGGAGCTATGCACCTAATGGGGCTAGCCATGGAGACGTTGAAAGGAAAAGATATCGAGATAACTTCCGAAGAAGAAGAGGCGGTTATAATCGCTATCCTTTTGCATGATATCGGGCATGGACCGTTTTCCCATTCATTGGAACACTCGATTGTGGAGGGAGTTTCCCATGAATATATCTCGGATCGAATCATGGATGACCTAAACAAGAGTTTTGAAGGGAAGTTAACGTTGGCTATTGCTATTTTTCGAAATCAATATCCAAAATTATTTCTCCATCAACTGGTTTCAAGTCAGTTAGATACAGATCGAATGGACTATCTAATTCGAGATAGTTTTTATACTGGTGTCACAGAGGGAGTTATTAGCTTTAATCGGATTATCAAAATGTTGACTGTTGCGAACAATGAACTTGTTGTAGAGGAAAAGGGTATTTATTCGATCGAGAAGTTTTTGATAGCGAGACGTTTGATGTATTGGCAGGTTTATCTTCATAAAACCGTTGTGAGCGCCGAGCAGATGCTGATAAGAATATTGCACCGAGCAAAACAGCTAGGTTTGGAAGGGCAGTCTTTATTTGCAACACCTCCTTTGCAACATTTTCTGGAAAGACAAGTTACTAAGGAGTCGTTTGAAAAGTCTCCTGTTCACTTGGCGACTTTTCTTAAATTAGATGATATAGATATTTTAGCCAGTATGAAGGTTTGGGTTGGTCATCCGGATAGGACATTGTCTCTCTTATGCCGACAATTGCTAAGCCGACAACTGAATCGGGTGGAGATTTTGAATAACGAGCCGGATGATAAATATTTAGAACGAATAAAAGCAGTCGCTATGCAGTATTTTTCTCTTTCTAAACGTGAAGTCGATTATTTTGTTTATTCAACTGTTATATCAAATAGCGCTTATGATATTGAGAATGAAAGTATTAATATTTTAATGAAAGATGGCTCAATTAAAGATATTACTGAAGCGTCTGATTTGTCAAATCTAGAAGTACTCTCACAAACAGTAGAAAAGTATATTGTTTCTTTTCCTAAGGAACTTCATTCAAAAGCTTTAATTTAG